Proteins encoded by one window of Ovis canadensis isolate MfBH-ARS-UI-01 breed Bighorn chromosome 14, ARS-UI_OviCan_v2, whole genome shotgun sequence:
- the SIX5 gene encoding homeobox protein SIX5: MATLPAEPSARPAAGGEAVVAAAAATEEEEEEARQLLQTLQAAEGEAAAAAGAGAGETAVKVEGPGSPGVPGSPPEAAAEPPTGLRFSPEQVACVCEALLQAGHAGRLSRFLGALPPAERLRGSDPVLRARALVAFQRGEYAELYRLLESRPFPAAHHAFLQDLYLRARYHEAERARGRALGAVDKYRLRKKFPLPKTIWDGEETVYCFKERSRAALKACYRGNRYPTPDEKRRLATLTGLSLTQVSNWFKNRRQRDRTGGGGGAPCKSESDGNPTTEDESSRSPEDLERGAAPTAAEGPAPGSIFLAGASPPAPCPASSSILVNGSFLAAGSSPAVLLNGSPVIINSLALGEASGLGPLLLTGGAPAPQPSPQGPSEGKTSLVLDPQTGEVRLEEAQPEAPETKGAQVTASGPPGEEVPTPLPQVVPGPPTAATFPLPPGPVTSMAAPQVVPLSPPPGYPAGLGPTSPLLNLPQVVPTSQVVTLPQAVGPLQLLAAGPGSPVKVAGASGPANVHLINSGVGVTALQLPSATTPGNFLLANSVSGSPIVTGVAVQQGKIILTATFPTSMLVSQVLPPAPSLALPLKPDTAISVPEGALPVATSPALPEAHALGALPVQQPSQPPPTPTPAPSLPFSPDSSGLLPGFPAPPTEGLLLSPAAVPIWPAGLELSAGTEGLLEEEKGLGTQAPHTVLRLPDPDPEGLLLGATAGGEVDEGLEAETKVLTQLQSVPVEEPLEL; encoded by the exons ATGGCTACCTTGCCTGCGGAGCCGAGCGCGAGGCCGGCGGCCGGGGGGGAGGCAGTggtagcggcggcggcggcgaccgaagaggaggaggaggaagcgcGCCAGCTCCTGCAGACTTTGCAGGCGGCCGAGggtgaggcggcggcggcggccggggccggggcgggcgAAACGGCGGTGAAAGTGGAGGGCCCCGGATCCCCAGGCGTCCCCGGGTCGCCCCCCGAGGCCGCTGCCGAGCCGCCCACGGGGCTCCGCTTCTCGCCGGAGCAGGTGGCGTGCGTGTGCGAGGCGCTGCTACAGGCGGGCCACGCCGGCCGCTTGAGCCGCTTCCTGGGCGCACTGCCTCCGGCCGAGCGCCTACGTGGCAGCGATCCTGTGCTGCGCGCTCGGGCCCTGGTTGCCTTCCAGCGAGGCGAGTACGCCGAGCTCTACCGGCTGCTCGAGAGCCGCCCCTTCCCCGCCGCCCACCACGCCTTCCTTCAGGACCTCTACCTGCGCGCGCGCTACCACGAGGCCGAGCGGGCCCGCGGCCGCGCGTTGGGCGCAGTGGACAAGTACCGTCTGCGCAAGAAATTCCCGCTGCCCAAGACCATCTGGGACGGCGAGGAGACCGTCTACTGCTTCAAGGAGCGCTCCCGCGCCGCGCTGAAGGCCTGCTATCGCGGCAACCGCTACCCCACGCCGGACGAGAAGCGCCGCTTGGCCACGCTCACCGGCCTCTCGCTCACGCAAGTCAGCAACTGGTTCAAGAACCGACGACAGCGCGACCGgaccgggggcggcggcggcgcgcccTGCAAGAG CGAGTCTGATGGAAACCCCACTACTGAGGACGAGTCCAGCCGCAGTCCTGAAGACCTGGAGAGGGGGGCTGCTCCGACGGCTGCCGAGGGCCCAGCGCCAGGCTCCATATTCCTGGCCGGGGCCTCCCCTCCCGcaccctgccctgcctcctcctccatcctGGTGAATGGGAGCTTCCTGGCGGCCGGCAGCTCTCCAGCAGTGCTCCTCAATGGGAGCCCCGTCATCATCAACAGCCTGGCCCTGGGCGAGGCCTCCGGCCTGGGCCCCCTGCTGCTCACTGGGGGTGCCCCTGCTCCACAGCCCAGCCCCCAAGGACCCAGCGAAGGCAAGACCTCCCTGGTTCTGGACCCTCAGACTGGAGAGGTTCGACTGGAGGAGGCTCAGCCTGAAGCCCCGGAGACCAAGGGGGCTCAGGTGACTGCTTCAGGGCCCCCTGGAGAGGAGGTCCCGACGCCTCTGCCCCAGGTGGTGCCTGGCCCCCCTACGGCAGCCACCTTTCCACTGCCCCCAGGACCAGTGACTTCCATGGCTGCTCCCCAAGTGGTGCCGCTTTCCCCACCCCCTGGCTACCCTGCCGGCCTGGGTCCCACCTCCCCATTGTTGAACCTGCCCCAGGTGGTGCCCACCTCCCAGGTGGTGACCCTGCCCCAGGCCGTGGGGCCGTTGCAGCTGCTGGCAGCTGGGCCAGGCAGCCCAGTGAAGGTGGCTGGCGCCTCGGGCCCCGCCAATGTGCACTTGATAAACTCCGGTGTGGGTGTGACTGCGCTGCAGCTGCCTTCGGCCACTACCCCAG GAAACTTCCTGCTGGCCAACTCCGTGTCTGGCAGCCCCATCGTGACAGGTGTGGCCGTGCAGCAGGGCAAGATCATCCTCACCGCCACTTTCCCCACCAGCATGCTGGTCTCCCAGGTTCTGCCGCCcgcccccagcctggccctgcccctgAAGCCGGACACAGCCATCTCGGTGCCCGAAGGAGCCCTCCCGGTGGCCACCAGCCCTGCTCTTCCGGAGGCCCATGCCTTAGGCGCGCTTCCTGTGCAGCAGCCATCccagccgccccccacccccacccccgccccaagtCTGCCCTTctccccagactcctctggcctCCTGCCCGGTTTCCCGGCGCCCCCGACTGAGGGGCTGCTGCTATCGCCCGCAGCCGTGCCCATCTGGCCAGCCGGGCTAGAACTGAGCGCCGGCACTGAGGGGCTGctagaggaagagaaggggctgggAACACAGGCCCCCCACACCGTGCTGAGGCTGCCGGACCCTGACCCCGAGGGGCTGCTCCTGGGGGCCACCGCAGGGGGTGAGGTGGACGAGGGGCTGGAAGCCGAGACCAAGGTCCTGACGCAGCTACAGTCAGTGCCTGTGGAAGAGCCCTTGGAACTGTGA